The region TTCCCCTTAAATTCCTTTACTGGTTTGGTGTACCCCAGAAATTACTCGCATATAATTGGTTGATAAGCCCAGTGGCTTCGTTTAGAATTTCATTTAAGAAAATTAACGAGATTCCCACGCTTCTGGGCCGCCTTATCTTATCTACCCCATTATGCGatgcaatttaattattattacgCATACGGTGGGTGGGTCGGATCCGTGCCATGGCTACCCGAAGCTCaaatgacgatgatgaggatTGATTTCCATTCCTGATTGAGTGACGTAGCATCATCGAATGGCTTGTTGTCCCAATAAAGCAATAGCATAGTAATTTGCTTGAGCTTGAATCGATTGAATGGCTGGGCTGCACATGTCGCGACACGATTTTACTGCGTGTGAGCTGTTATCAATTATCTAATTTTCGGTGTCAACAGTGGGCGACTGTATGTTTTCTATTATTGGCTAACATCGTACAGAAACTTTTTTAATTCACACATCCAAAAATCGATAACCAAACAGACCTGACTGACTGCGATTTAACTGGTTTACCTAGAATAGAAAGTCCATCATCCGAAGCTTGAAAAATGAGTTTGTTAGCAAGAAGCTTCTTTAGGTGTCATTGAAACCAATTAAAACTAAAAGTGTTCTGTTTTCCTCTCATACAATGTGGTGTGCTTCAATGTCTGGAGTTTGTTTTGGCACATTGAACCTTCGGCTTTGTCGACACTTCCTCAATCAAAGTCAAGTCTGACGATTAACCCTTCCGATAATGCAATACTATCTGTACAccgaaaatttgttgcttCTTGCTCGTTATTTTGGCGAGAAGGTGCTGTTTCACTTATATTTTTCTATGCCTATCACGAAGAATTGTGAATTTTATGAAAAActatcaaaaaataaaagaaactgCTACGGCTTAATTCTACGTGACTTCATAGGGACCTTGGCACCAGACACTTATTCGATCAAAAAACAATACCATACCATGCCATACATTCAAAAGAGAgcgaataataataaacaccAATCCGAGTTGCTATTTATCGTTTATTTTGCATTATCAACGCGAAGCAAGAGTCAAAACAAACTCAAACACTACATTTGTGACGTAGGCGAGCCATGAGTCGTTACACTCGCACTCTCTCAAGCGAGCTTATCTCACCAGCTCTTCCTCTCTTTGGTCCGCTCCTTTTGTTCGCGCTGGAAAGAGATAGCGACTGAATGATTAAACAATAAAACGTTCTGGATTAATTGGCGAACACAACACAAATGAAAAAGGTGGAAGTGCAACCTGATCGATTCGAGTGGCGTGTAAAAAGCGTTCTAATTACCATGGCCTCGATTACAGACCATACCAGACGGTCGTAGGGCTGTAGGCTGTCCCCAAGTGCCCATGAAATTGCCAATAATTGCAATTGTTATGCCAATTTAagctggaaatggaaaatgggggACCTTGAACAAAGGGACCTGAGAATACTATACATTAATGTGTAACCAATTGTTTAGGCTTTGTATTGCTGCCATaaaatctataaaataaatgataGAAAACTCTTTGCTTTTTCGGTTTGCATTTCAATAGGGGCATACAGACAAATCAATTGGTAATTGAAGTCTGAACATGTCTTTGGAGAGAGTTGAAAGATACTCGGACTTCTAAAGATACTTCCGCTTACCCTATTTTTTATCATcttacttatgtatgtacattgtactGATATCTGCACTGAATTCAAATCTACGACTTTCGTATCCGCCCTATTTCAAAAACAGGGATGACGAATATAGTAAATTTATGCCGAACAAACTGGCCTATCATGTCGTGCCTGGAGCTGATTTCCAGTGCAAACTGGCCCACCAAAACTCTAGGAAGCTGTCTACCATCGATGAGCAGGACTACGAGCAGGCTAATCGAAGGGGGATGAGAAATCAGGTGAGTTGATTTAATAAAGACTGTGATGATGTGACTCTGGGTTTCAGAGGGTTGAAGTTTAATGAACAAGCTGAAAGAGCAGGCCGTTATAAATGACAAAGTTTGGATGAGTTTACacctttttattttattcctgatttattttataatcttGTCAGTCACTTGTCAAAAACCATTTCGGCACGGCCTAGACATGCGAATGCTCGGCAGatacaatatattttctgAAGGACAAAATGATAAGATACGCAATTGAACTGAACTTTCTTCACTCAATGATTAGAAACGCTTTTTGTGGGGGCCACATGTGGCGCTCATGTGATGAAGGCGCTCTAATTGAATAGAATCGATTGGGACTGAAATGCCATTCAATTTCAGCGTGTCCGTGTTTAGCGTGCCCGCATCACAATTGAGTTGAATATGTAGGTTCAAAGGCAATCAAGAATCAGCTGAGAGATCGTTTATGACTATCACCAGAAATCAAAAATGCTGCTCATGCtcatgcaacagcagcgccGCTGCGTCAAACGGCGTGTGGCGTCTGTGGGGCAACTTCCATTGAAGCCAATTGTTGTGCAAGACGTTTCAAGCATGGGACACTGTTGCATTGATGCCCTGACCATCTGAGACCTTGATAGAATGATTCCTTTTTGGTTGACATTTTCCTTGGATTCATTTTTCCACCAGGTTCTGGCCACCTGCGCGGTCTTGTTGCTGTCCGCCGGCTGTGGTATGCCCATTGGATTCTCAGCGGTATTGCTGCCCCAGCTGAGTGATGGAAATACCACAGAGATACCAATAGATGTCGACACAGGCTCATGGATAGGTATGTTGAGTCGAAAATCAGCCGCACAAGCTGCGACAAAATATTTGCGATTAAAAAGATGACTATTAATCGGCAAAGACAAACAAAGTTTTGGCTATCTCAAGTCTGCCTTTCTATTCGGGTTACGATCTAATATATTTCTACCTGTCTCTCCAAAACCTCAGCGAGCGTCCATAGTTTGGCCACGCCCTTTGGTTCGCTGCTGTCCGGGCCCCTCGCTGACTATTTGGGACGTCGCAAGACTCTGCTGGTGTCGGTGATTCCCCTCTTCCTAGGCTGGAGCACGCTGGCCACAGCCAAGAGCGTTAAGATTATGATCTTTGCCCGCTTTCTGTGCGGCTTTGCCACTGGCATTCTGGGCGGACCAGGACAGGTGAGTGATCCATTTATGTATGATTCATTCAGACTGCTCTCTTGAGTTCATTCACTTTTCCCGGTGATAATACCTGACACAAGTCGAGCATGTTCGACTGACCCATTAACCGTAAATGGCTCATCCTTGaaccccaccccacacatACAGCGCGAGAAGACAGCTGCTGACAAGTTGTCCAAGTTTGGCTGTCAATTGCTCACTTAGCGTCTATTGTCGCGGATTCTCTGGTCGGTTCCCCATTGTGTCTATGATAATGCGATGTAAGCCggctgtttatttatttactcgtACCTTATGGATATGTCCGTGACTTATCTTGCGGCCAAAATGATAAGGATAGTCGGACTCATAAACGCTGACGTTGTTGCCATCATTCCCATTCATCATACTCGACTTGAAATGGCGCGCGCATCATTTGCATTAGCAAAATCTTTCCGCACACACAACCGCTGTAGTTCCGGATTCTTGACCTTAGTCTACAATAATGCTTTTGTTGTCATCGGAGTGGTGGGTGGGCGATGGGGAATGGGATGGATGGCTCTTGGGCGTCGACTGTTGCGCGTGTGTGTCGTCCGAgcgaatttcattttcattaatGGTTTGCTGGCATGATTTACGATTTTATGATTACCATCCCCATTCGGAAGATTACGATTGAGATTTAGATTCAGTTATTATTATACTGATGCTTTTGTGACCCTCAATTTGATCAAATTGTTTGCTTGTCTTCGAcctgcaaaagtttttcttcTTGTGTGGGGTCAGGGTTTATTTGGGTCACGTCTACAATTTAAGAATtggcatttttgttttccttttgtgtTGAGAATAGAATTATTGTCTTCTAAGTTGTTAAATAATGGtcaactccactccacaggTCTACATAGCCGAAACAGCGGAACCCAATCTGAGAAGTCTGCTTATTGGAGCACCCTATGTAGCGTATTCCTGCGGCATACTGCTCGTCTACTCGCTCGGTTCCATTATGTACTGGCGGAATGTGGCCTGGTGTGCCAACGTACTGCCGTTTCTTGCTGTGGTCTCTATCTACTGCATACCGGAGACCCCGTCCTGGCTGCTGCGCAACGGGCACGAGAAGAAAGCCCTGCAAGCCCTAACCTTCCTTAGGGGCAGCGAGATTAGTGCCCAGAAGGAGGTGAATGATATGAAGCAGCGCCTGGACAAGGAGCGGGACACCACCAAGACCAATGAGAATATCTTCAGGCTGTGCTGCCAGCGAGTGGCTATTAAACCTCTGGTCATCGTGATTGTCTTCTCGCTACTGCAGATGTTCTCTGGCACTTTCATTGTGATATTTTACGCCATCGATATTGTGTCGGAGTTCGGGGCCGACTTTGATTCTAAACAGGCTGCGATCTGGACGGCTGCTGTACGGGTCGTCTGCTGCATGATCTTCTGTGCGATCCTAATCTTTGTGCGGAGGCGTCGCATTATGATCCTGTCGGGCATCGGCTCGGGCGTATTCTGCCTGGCTTTGAGCGGATTCATGTATGCTCGGATGGGTCACCCAAAGATGTCGTACGACTTattggtggctggtggctgcctCCTGGGCTATATAGTCTTCAACACAGCGCTGATGGTGATGCCGGGCATCATGATTGGAGAACTGTTTCCGGCCAGGATTCGCGGTCGGACGGCGGGCGGAGTGTTTGCCTCCATGAATGTGGCCCTGTTCATCTTTGCCAAGGGATTCCCTGCTCTGCAGTCGTTGTTAAAGATGCGAGGGGTTTTCCTGGTATTCGGCTTTTCCAGCTTCCTGTTAACCATCTTTATGTGCCTATTTCAGCCCGAAACAAAGGGTCGCAGCCTAGAGCACATCGAGGACTACTTTAATGGCAACAACTGGCTGTGGTTCCGCCGGGACCGTGGCTACAAGACGGTCAAGCTCCTACCCTTGCAACCACTAAAAGAAAACGCAGCGGAAAGTGCATAGGTCACCCCTAGGGGGGCTAGCTTGTATACAGGGCTGTTAAGATTACAATTAGTTTGCTTAGATAGTATTTGGCGTACTCTTAGTTCTATCCTTAGTGCCTCGTAGTTATTTAAATCTATCGATTTTCCAGTGTTCCTCAGTGATTCCAACACGGTAATCTTCAGTCTTCACGGTATCCTTTCAAGTTGTGATAAATCTGCTTTAAATTGTATCTCTTTTGTAATAAATCATATATGATTAGAGAATAAAGTTCGTTTTAATGATATCGactgtttttatacccgatactcaaaatgagtaatggggtatattagatttgtggtgaaagtggatgtgtgtaacgtccagaaggaatcgtttccgaccccataaagtatatatattcttgatcagcatcaatagccgagtcgattgagccatgtctgtctgtccgtctgtccgtccccttcagcgcctaatgctcaaagccTATagaagctagagcaacgatgttttggatccagacttctgtgatatgtcactgctacaaaaatatttcaaaagtttgccccgcccacttccgcccccacaaaggacgaaaatctgtggcatccacaatttcgacaaaatctgaaccagatcgtataattattatagccagaatcacgaaaacaatttcactctttctcgctctgtctcactccaacacacaggtttcatggtcgcttttgccaattgcaaaatatgagttcaaggatctcagaatctataaaagccagagcaaccaaatttggtatccacactcctgtgatatcggaccttgaccgtttcatgtccaaatttcgccacacccccttccgaccccgcaaaggacgaaaatctgaggcaaccacaaatctcagagactattaaggctagagtaaccaaatttggtacacacactcctttaagatgtcactataaaacgtatatctcagaatttcgccccaccaccatccgcccccacaaaggacgaaaatctgtgacatccgcaatattgcagatttgagaaaactaaaaacgcagaatcatagataatgaccatatctaatagattgctgaatctggatcagatcagatcatttcaatttgcagtggctacgcagcgcccgacgtcaagctcagactgattttctgtctctctcgcacgcactctttgtcgtgtcgttaaatattagcggcgtctgccggaggagagccatactgacttagtatcgggtataaccgtagagttgcggtgtccgcagcaactcacaacgttccccctcgttctaTTTCAAGATcaggaaatttaatttaattttattgaccAGATATATGTCGATTGACATTCAAATATTCACATTGTCTGGCAATATTGGAAAATATTGTCAGTATGGTGTTCCTCGGTTTACCTTTGCAACGAATTAGGTAGTGGGATGTTGACTGCGGATGGAATGCAGAAggaattttatttctttctagTCATCAAGCTGACTACTGTATGTGTGTTGGAAGCCTATCGGAACAAATAACATAAGAAAATACATTTGGTGTTTGGCATTCGGGCGCATTCAATGGACGTTGAACCGAAAAACCAGTGGAAACAGTTACAAACTGTGGGTTTTGGATTTACTTGTTGTCAAAGCTTTGTTACCAAcgaagccgaaagcgaaggtcagcgatgtgaccaaacgacatctgatcgtggcactcatcgaCCGCAGCGaggaaaacggcaagatgtcagcggcacagtggaagctggtgcacgcgcgtctCGGCGACGCACTTtttgcacagatggaggaagaccccgcggccccaatgcccacgttcgatggtgctgggtggctaaatggggttaagatcctgaagtgcaatgatgatccaaccctaaggtggctgacgcgtacggtctgccaactggaggcgatattggagggggccaagctggaggttgtggaccgggagcttatcccgtccaagcctaaggcgaaggtactcttccccatcacaatccagggggaccgagcgctgaagctccttcaacGGCTgattggaggatcctacacattggtagcccacttcccaacgaggggggccaatgtgtgatcctccaaataaacaaggaagcagaggatctgctataccccaagttcgggaagatggcgtggggcatgggtagcgtctatctgcgcctcaaaaagcgccaccctgaggacaaggacgcgcataccctgcaggcaggcgaggtgggaaaaggacctaggtctcgagtccatcgtggaggccgcccagggtcttgcgcttgaagacgaagaagaggaagacggtgacctgacgctggtagtcaacccgtcaggtgcaagtgagccagccacccatgctgagtgtgctgcagctcaccttgcataaaagcaaggtagcggagctcctcatcgccatggagcaagggatcgccgacatagctctagtccaggagccctggattgcgacaggcaattcagtggccggactaaagtcctcaaatcataacctgttctactcaacatcggtaagcaggaacagaaccgtcgtactcgtacgaaagggaatccatgcttaccttatgtctcattatagcacggatgacctgacggttgtgatgctggagagtgaggaaaagcgccttctggtggcttcctgctacatggctcacgacagacccgcaccacccgacgaactcaggagcctggtgacagaagccggcaccaaaaactatcaactcgtcatcggaacggacgccaatgcccaccacaatgtgtggggaagcaccgacatcaatgacagaggtgagtcactcttagactttatactagcaactaatctatatatagcaaacgttggggaggagcacaccttcgtaggtccgacctcatccaacgtgctagaccttacacttgcaacgggaaacagtactacggtatctagctggagggtcctcgatagaccatccttctcagaccataagtacattcagttcaagtgcgaattcaaacacccttcgaagacaacagtctatagaaacccccggaacacaaactgggcacAGTTTAAagagacagttacttcgaagctcgcgaatccgggctcagtgaaatccgcgtaggatatagagaagtccctaaagaccctatacaatgagctactgaacgcctaccatgcatcgtgcaaaccctcgagaacgaagaggaggtccaagccactctggtggaaccgagatctctctctccaaaggaacaacctcaaggaattctttaagatcgccaaacaagcgaacgaagagattgtcaatgaggaatataaaatcctacttaggagctacaagaaggaaatacgtaaggcacaaaggaactcgtggagaaacttctgctccaacatcgagaaagtgcaCGAAACCGCtaggcttcggaagctgctttcaaagcagcccacagtacagagccaactaaaactagacaacggacagtggacagagggcagcaaagaagccctaacagcactaatggaggcgcacttccctggatgcaccgaggtcactgacgccaaggagcatcaggacctagcaaccgaggaacagcaccctccaataggtctgttaacctCTAAGAGAttccactgggccatagatTCCTTtgcgggcataaaagcaccaggactggacgggatattcccagccatgatgcagttgaccaaagaccaaaccaacacgcctacactaaaggaaatcagtggagacggcactacactcgctagtagccaccatcgagagcgcccttcacaacaaaaagtattgtttgggagcatttgtggacatcttaggagcattcaacaacgtggccacaaccgcaataacaagtcccCTAGAAGCGagtaacatacaccctgcaatcaacgtctggatcaaaaacctcctaagttgcagacgggtgcaatcggagtggggcactgcttccatggtaaagggggcacacagaggcacacctcagggtggagtcctgtcgccactactgtggaatctggtggtcgacgacctcatcaagagatttgaaaggaaggccccaaagaacagcttatgcagatgacataagcatacttattacgggtgtatgtccatcgaccctcagctccttaatgacacgtacactcagggagatacgtgagtgggcggaagaggtaggactcagtatcaacgcggacaagacggacctcatactctttaccaagaggtacaaggtaccgatatggacccccccgaaaattgaccaaactaggctgaccccaaaatcacaggtgaaatacctaggcacagtactggacagcaagctggctgCTCTAATGCagtggatctacatctcggtggtgcgaccaactctgctgtatggagccttagtgtggtgccaggctactgaaaagaagacataccataagcttatggaaaagactcagcgacaggctctgctctgtattacaggggcgctgaggtcaaccccaacaaaagcactcgaaactgtactcggaatcgacccacTGGGcattcacgctcgcctgattgcgggaaaggcagcacaacgcctcatagcatcaggaaatctatctccacaaggatacgggcatagttcaatcggcagggaaatgaccagatcaaatgattacatgaccccccaaacttgccttgacgtcaaaacaaccacatctttgggacctgaagactggaaaattggaagggaccaaactgagcacctcaatatatacacagacggctccaagatggacggaggagtaggagcgggcctatactgtacagaccctgagataaggctgtcgtataagctaccggaccaatgatgcatattccaggcaaaagtttttgccatcgggaaagcagcggaggtcgctctactcacagaacgagcacacgatgcggtcaacctattcgtcgataagtccatgcagtcgtccgcggtcagttccagaaatgtcttggcgagcagggaggcactaggcatcctaagcacgacaaagacagtgcggatctattgggttcccagccaccagggcatcgaaggaaacgaagcggcggacgtactagctaaggaaggcgtcgggctggagaataggagaaccgagaacgtgcctgtctccctcagaactctgcaaggcgatctagagaagcaggctagagcacagactgatagcaggtggaggagtaccaccacctgcagatcctcgaagataatgtgcaaggagcgcaacgagaaacttagccactacctactgcacctaccacgaaaggactgtagaCTGAtagtgggaatactaacaggtcactgtctggctgctgcacatgcagcaaagctaggcatcaccaacagagacagttgtaggaaatgtgaggaacctggggctatcgaaaccctggaacatctcatctgcaactgtccggctctctcaagggcaaggaggagatacctgggcgccccagtgttggcatgactggaagatgcctccaaaagaaCGAAAAatacctcgattctcggggacttttaaaaccacattaacactcccgcgacggttcataaaccccccatccggataactaagggccatattggcctatgcgtggccccg is a window of Drosophila pseudoobscura strain MV-25-SWS-2005 chromosome 3, UCI_Dpse_MV25, whole genome shotgun sequence DNA encoding:
- the pippin gene encoding facilitated trehalose transporter Tret1-2 homolog isoform X2; the encoded protein is MDDEYSKFMPNKLAYHVVPGADFQCKLAHQNSRKLSTIDEQDYEQANRRGMRNQVLATCAVLLLSAGCGMPIGFSAVLLPQLSDGNTTEIPIDVDTGSWIASVHSLATPFGSLLSGPLADYLGRRKTLLVSVIPLFLGWSTLATAKSVKIMIFARFLCGFATGILGGPGQVYIAETAEPNLRSLLIGAPYVAYSCGILLVYSLGSIMYWRNVAWCANVLPFLAVVSIYCIPETPSWLLRNGHEKKALQALTFLRGSEISAQKEVNDMKQRLDKERDTTKTNENIFRLCCQRVAIKPLVIVIVFSLLQMFSGTFIVIFYAIDIVSEFGADFDSKQAAIWTAAVRVVCCMIFCAILIFVRRRRIMILSGIGSGVFCLALSGFMYARMGHPKMSYDLLVAGGCLLGYIVFNTALMVMPGIMIGELFPARIRGRTAGGVFASMNVALFIFAKGFPALQSLLKMRGVFLVFGFSSFLLTIFMCLFQPETKGRSLEHIEDYFNGNNWLWFRRDRGYKTVKLLPLQPLKENAAESA
- the pippin gene encoding facilitated trehalose transporter Tret1-2 homolog isoform X1: MSVERDDEYSKFMPNKLAYHVVPGADFQCKLAHQNSRKLSTIDEQDYEQANRRGMRNQVLATCAVLLLSAGCGMPIGFSAVLLPQLSDGNTTEIPIDVDTGSWIASVHSLATPFGSLLSGPLADYLGRRKTLLVSVIPLFLGWSTLATAKSVKIMIFARFLCGFATGILGGPGQVYIAETAEPNLRSLLIGAPYVAYSCGILLVYSLGSIMYWRNVAWCANVLPFLAVVSIYCIPETPSWLLRNGHEKKALQALTFLRGSEISAQKEVNDMKQRLDKERDTTKTNENIFRLCCQRVAIKPLVIVIVFSLLQMFSGTFIVIFYAIDIVSEFGADFDSKQAAIWTAAVRVVCCMIFCAILIFVRRRRIMILSGIGSGVFCLALSGFMYARMGHPKMSYDLLVAGGCLLGYIVFNTALMVMPGIMIGELFPARIRGRTAGGVFASMNVALFIFAKGFPALQSLLKMRGVFLVFGFSSFLLTIFMCLFQPETKGRSLEHIEDYFNGNNWLWFRRDRGYKTVKLLPLQPLKENAAESA
- the pippin gene encoding facilitated trehalose transporter Tret1-2 homolog isoform X3 — its product is MSVERDDEYSKFMPNKLAYHVVPGADFQCKLAHQNSRKLSTIDEQDYEQANRRGMRNQVYIAETAEPNLRSLLIGAPYVAYSCGILLVYSLGSIMYWRNVAWCANVLPFLAVVSIYCIPETPSWLLRNGHEKKALQALTFLRGSEISAQKEVNDMKQRLDKERDTTKTNENIFRLCCQRVAIKPLVIVIVFSLLQMFSGTFIVIFYAIDIVSEFGADFDSKQAAIWTAAVRVVCCMIFCAILIFVRRRRIMILSGIGSGVFCLALSGFMYARMGHPKMSYDLLVAGGCLLGYIVFNTALMVMPGIMIGELFPARIRGRTAGGVFASMNVALFIFAKGFPALQSLLKMRGVFLVFGFSSFLLTIFMCLFQPETKGRSLEHIEDYFNGNNWLWFRRDRGYKTVKLLPLQPLKENAAESA